In Mesorhizobium sp. 113-3-3, a genomic segment contains:
- a CDS encoding HupE/UreJ family protein — MIPAKRLGLAAILLMAAAMPAYAHVGIGTTSSFTAGFMHPLSGLDHMTVMIAVGLWAALKGGRAIWAWPAAFVGVMLAGAALGMAHVPVPFVEPGILASVVALGLLVALAVDLPVSAGVAILGLFALFHGHAHGTEVPENAGGLEYMAGFAVATALLHAVGIAAALGLGTRFRGLARVAGAACAAIGLGLAFGVV; from the coding sequence ATGATCCCTGCCAAACGCCTGGGCCTCGCGGCGATCCTGCTCATGGCCGCCGCCATGCCGGCCTATGCCCATGTCGGCATCGGCACCACCTCCTCCTTCACGGCCGGCTTCATGCATCCCTTGTCCGGCCTCGATCATATGACAGTGATGATCGCCGTCGGCCTGTGGGCGGCCCTCAAGGGCGGCAGGGCGATCTGGGCGTGGCCGGCGGCCTTTGTCGGCGTCATGCTTGCCGGCGCGGCCCTTGGCATGGCGCATGTGCCGGTGCCTTTCGTCGAACCGGGCATACTGGCCTCCGTCGTGGCGCTTGGCCTGCTGGTGGCGCTGGCGGTCGATCTGCCCGTCTCGGCGGGCGTCGCCATTCTCGGCCTGTTCGCGCTGTTCCACGGCCATGCGCATGGCACCGAAGTGCCCGAAAATGCCGGAGGGCTCGAATATATGGCCGGCTTTGCCGTCGCCACCGCGCTGCTTCATGCCGTCGGCATTGCCGCCGCGCTTGGCCTTGGCACGAGGTTCCGTGGTCTGGCCCGTGTCGCGGGGGCTGCCTGCGCGGCGATCGGCCTTGGTTTGGCCTTCGGCGTCGTGTGA
- a CDS encoding urease subunit gamma, with protein sequence MNLTPREKDKLLIAMAAIVARKRLERGVKLNHPEAIALITDFVVEGARDGRPVAELMEAGAHVVTRAQVMEGIAEMIHDVQVEATFPDGTKLVTVHEPIR encoded by the coding sequence ATGAACCTGACGCCGAGGGAAAAAGACAAGCTGCTGATCGCCATGGCGGCGATCGTGGCACGCAAGCGGCTGGAGCGTGGCGTCAAGCTGAACCATCCGGAAGCGATCGCGCTGATCACCGATTTCGTCGTCGAAGGCGCCCGCGACGGCCGCCCGGTCGCCGAACTGATGGAGGCCGGCGCCCATGTCGTCACCCGCGCGCAGGTGATGGAAGGCATCGCCGAGATGATCCATGACGTGCAGGTGGAAGCGACCTTCCCCGACGGCACCAAGCTGGTGACCGTGCACGAGCCCATCAGGTGA
- a CDS encoding glutathione S-transferase family protein, with product MYKAVGSRGSRVSRVLWMLEELGQPYEFVEVKLSSPEAYALNPSGKVPVLIDGELTVTDSAAICVYLADKHSDKGMGATPGVAGRAEMDSWMHFAQSEFEAPLWNKLRHRFLLPKEIRVDVGPAAAYDFASEAKALDRRLGDRPFALGDRFSAVDVLLGDMGSWARAGKFPIESDRVNAYFDRVLSRPARARAQANGGAMK from the coding sequence ATGTACAAAGCCGTCGGATCACGGGGATCCCGGGTCAGCCGGGTTCTGTGGATGCTCGAGGAACTCGGGCAGCCCTACGAGTTCGTCGAGGTCAAACTGAGCTCGCCGGAAGCCTATGCGCTCAATCCGTCGGGCAAGGTGCCGGTCCTCATCGACGGCGAACTGACGGTGACGGATTCGGCGGCGATCTGCGTCTACCTGGCCGACAAGCACTCGGACAAAGGCATGGGCGCCACCCCAGGAGTCGCCGGCCGAGCCGAGATGGATTCCTGGATGCATTTTGCCCAGAGCGAATTCGAGGCGCCGCTGTGGAACAAATTGCGCCACCGCTTCCTGCTGCCGAAAGAAATTCGGGTCGATGTCGGCCCTGCCGCCGCCTATGATTTCGCCTCGGAGGCCAAGGCGCTGGACCGCCGGCTGGGCGACAGGCCGTTTGCGCTCGGCGACCGGTTTTCCGCCGTCGACGTGCTGCTCGGCGACATGGGCAGCTGGGCCCGCGCCGGCAAATTTCCGATCGAGTCCGACCGCGTCAACGCCTATTTCGACAGGGTGCTTTCGCGCCCTGCCCGCGCGCGGGCACAAGCCAATGGCGGAGCCATGAAATGA
- the ureG gene encoding urease accessory protein UreG has translation MTQPNGPLRIGIGGPVGSGKTTLTEKLCKALRDEFSIAVVTNDIYTREDAMMLARLQALPEDRIVGVETGGCPHTAIREDASINLQAIAELNRKFPDLDIIFIESGGDNLAATFSPDLADLTLYVISVCQGEEIPRKGGPAITRSDFLIINKSDLAPYVNVNLDVMESDAGRMRGKRPFGFTDLSRGKGLREVIDFIVEHGGLRVGTATSTAA, from the coding sequence ATGACCCAGCCTAACGGTCCCCTTCGCATCGGCATTGGCGGTCCCGTCGGCTCCGGCAAGACGACGCTCACCGAAAAACTCTGCAAGGCGCTGCGCGACGAGTTCTCCATCGCCGTCGTCACCAATGACATCTACACAAGGGAAGACGCCATGATGCTGGCCCGGCTGCAGGCCCTGCCGGAGGACCGCATCGTCGGCGTCGAGACCGGCGGCTGCCCGCACACCGCCATTCGCGAGGACGCTTCGATCAATCTGCAGGCGATCGCCGAGCTCAACCGGAAATTCCCCGATCTCGACATCATCTTCATCGAGTCCGGCGGCGACAACCTTGCCGCCACCTTCTCGCCGGACCTTGCGGATCTGACGCTCTATGTCATCTCGGTCTGCCAGGGCGAGGAGATCCCGCGCAAGGGCGGGCCGGCGATCACCCGCTCGGATTTCCTGATCATCAACAAGAGCGATCTGGCGCCCTATGTGAACGTAAACCTCGACGTGATGGAGAGCGACGCCGGCCGCATGCGCGGCAAGCGTCCGTTCGGCTTCACCGACCTGTCACGCGGCAAGGGCTTGCGGGAGGTCATCGACTTCATCGTCGAGCATGGCGGGCTGCGGGTTGGCACCGCCACCAGCACGGCGGCTTGA
- a CDS encoding class II aldolase and adducin N-terminal domain-containing protein has product MSIARLQKEPLTNLPFYEERVDLACAFRWTARLNMHEAVANHFSLAVNEDGTQFLMNPNQVHFSRIKASDLLMIDANDPGTLSGPNAPDPTAWGLHGAIHRNVPHARCVMHVHSIHATVLASLADSTLPPIDQNSAMFFNRHVVDAHYGGLAFEEEGERCSQLLTDPKVKVMVMGNHGVLVIGDTVADAFNRMFYFERAAETYIKALWTGRPLRTLSDAIAEKAASEMDDYPGQAERHLSELKAILDEEEPVYRN; this is encoded by the coding sequence ATGAGCATTGCCCGCCTGCAGAAAGAGCCGCTGACCAACCTGCCCTTCTATGAGGAGCGCGTCGATCTTGCCTGTGCCTTCCGCTGGACGGCGCGGCTCAACATGCATGAGGCGGTGGCCAACCATTTCTCGCTCGCGGTCAACGAGGACGGTACGCAGTTCCTGATGAACCCCAACCAGGTGCATTTCTCGCGCATCAAGGCGAGCGACCTGCTGATGATCGACGCCAACGATCCGGGCACGCTGTCAGGCCCCAACGCACCCGACCCGACGGCCTGGGGCCTGCACGGCGCCATCCATCGCAACGTGCCGCATGCGCGCTGCGTCATGCATGTCCATTCGATCCATGCCACGGTGCTGGCTTCGCTCGCCGACTCGACATTGCCGCCGATCGACCAGAATTCGGCGATGTTCTTCAACCGCCATGTCGTCGACGCGCATTATGGCGGGCTGGCTTTCGAGGAAGAAGGCGAGCGCTGCTCGCAGCTTCTCACCGACCCCAAGGTCAAGGTCATGGTGATGGGCAATCACGGCGTGCTGGTGATCGGCGACACGGTCGCCGATGCCTTCAACCGCATGTTCTATTTCGAGCGCGCCGCCGAGACCTACATCAAGGCGCTGTGGACCGGCCGGCCGCTGCGCACGCTGTCGGACGCCATTGCCGAGAAGGCGGCGAGCGAAATGGACGACTATCCCGGCCAGGCCGAGCGCCATCTCAGCGAGTTGAAGGCGATCCTCGACGAGGAAGAGCCGGTTTACCGGAATTAG
- a CDS encoding DUF1272 domain-containing protein, whose product MLELRPNCECCDKDLPPEATDALICTFECTFCADCVESVLDGACPNCGGNFSARPIRPAAMLKKYPASTKRVLKAEGCGPRKAA is encoded by the coding sequence ATGCTCGAGCTGCGCCCGAATTGCGAGTGCTGCGACAAGGACCTGCCGCCGGAAGCGACGGATGCACTGATCTGCACCTTCGAATGCACCTTCTGCGCCGATTGCGTGGAAAGCGTGCTGGACGGCGCCTGCCCCAATTGCGGCGGCAATTTTTCGGCCAGGCCGATCCGCCCAGCCGCGATGCTGAAGAAATATCCGGCTTCGACCAAGCGCGTCCTCAAGGCCGAGGGCTGCGGCCCGCGCAAGGCCGCGTGA
- a CDS encoding urease subunit beta, giving the protein MIPGEIIPVQGDIELNKGLPTVTLKVANSGDRPIQVGSHYHFFETNEGLKFDREQARGMRLDIAAGTAMRFEPGQERDVTLVPLGGKREVYGFQQKVMGKL; this is encoded by the coding sequence ATGATCCCCGGCGAAATCATCCCCGTCCAAGGCGACATCGAGCTCAATAAGGGCCTGCCGACCGTCACCCTGAAAGTCGCCAACAGCGGCGACCGGCCGATCCAGGTCGGCAGCCACTACCATTTCTTCGAAACCAACGAGGGGCTGAAATTCGACCGCGAACAGGCCCGCGGCATGCGCCTCGACATCGCCGCCGGCACCGCCATGCGCTTCGAACCGGGGCAGGAACGCGACGTGACGCTGGTGCCGCTCGGCGGCAAGCGCGAGGTCTACGGGTTCCAGCAGAAGGTGATGGGCAAGCTGTGA
- a CDS encoding urease accessory protein UreF, with translation MTDQPSNIALLRLMAWLSPAFPVGGFAYSHGLERAVHDGLVADAGSLANWLGTLVEMGSGWNDAVLFSESWRRARNAGDLDEVAALAEALAGSRERHTETMLQGAAFLKAAAAWPNPALERLPAECAYCVAVGAIAGGNGIALQDALSAFLQAFFSNLVQAAIRLGVVGQSEATALLAGFEPLAISTAARASRSTLDDLGGCAFVSDVMAMKHETQYSRLFRS, from the coding sequence ATGACTGACCAGCCCTCGAACATCGCCCTGCTGCGGCTGATGGCGTGGCTCTCGCCGGCCTTTCCGGTCGGCGGCTTTGCCTACAGCCACGGTCTCGAACGGGCGGTGCATGACGGGCTGGTCGCCGATGCCGGGAGCCTGGCCAACTGGCTGGGAACGCTGGTCGAGATGGGCTCGGGCTGGAACGATGCCGTGCTGTTTTCCGAGAGCTGGCGCCGCGCCCGCAACGCCGGCGATCTCGACGAGGTGGCGGCCCTGGCCGAGGCGCTCGCCGGATCGCGGGAACGCCATACCGAGACCATGCTGCAAGGTGCCGCCTTCCTGAAAGCGGCCGCCGCCTGGCCCAATCCCGCGCTGGAGCGCTTGCCGGCCGAATGCGCCTACTGCGTCGCCGTCGGCGCCATCGCCGGCGGCAATGGCATTGCACTGCAGGACGCGCTGTCCGCTTTCCTGCAAGCCTTCTTCTCCAACCTCGTCCAGGCGGCGATCAGGCTCGGTGTCGTCGGCCAGAGCGAGGCCACCGCGCTGCTGGCCGGCTTCGAGCCGCTGGCGATTTCGACCGCCGCCCGTGCGTCCCGTTCGACGTTGGACGATCTCGGCGGTTGCGCCTTCGTCTCCGACGTCATGGCGATGAAGCACGAAACCCAGTATTCGCGATTGTTCCGCTCATGA
- a CDS encoding acyl carrier protein, with protein sequence MADQLATDIIEKIKAHAEPGGEEITTSTELTSLGIHSLELTEIIFDLEEQYGIEIEMNTVDAWSNLKNVGDMVEAVRALIAKKA encoded by the coding sequence ATGGCTGACCAGCTGGCAACGGACATCATCGAAAAGATCAAGGCCCATGCCGAGCCGGGCGGTGAAGAAATCACCACCAGCACCGAATTGACGTCGCTCGGCATCCATTCGCTGGAGCTGACGGAGATCATCTTCGACCTCGAGGAGCAGTATGGCATCGAGATCGAAATGAACACGGTCGATGCCTGGAGCAATCTCAAGAATGTTGGCGACATGGTCGAGGCCGTTCGCGCGCTGATCGCGAAAAAAGCCTGA
- a CDS encoding urease accessory protein UreD, translating into MDTIEYTKFSAPLAQRAAGLAQLGCASAGGRTRLRRLYQDGSAKIRLPAVSADPLEAVLINTAGGLTGGDRIGWDVDVGAKASASVTTQACEKVYRAASDQAEVRVRLTVGENGRIAWLPQETIVFDRAAFARTLDVELAAGAEALVLEATVFGRLAMGERAAFGTFRDRWRVRQDGFLIHAEDFRIGPDITAALARPAAAGGAIAVATLLLVSPRAEAFLDPVREIVGDRGGASAWSVKASGKLLARLYAEDGYQLRQRLVPLVGLLNGRAGLPKLWSL; encoded by the coding sequence GTGGATACGATCGAATATACCAAGTTTTCGGCACCTTTGGCCCAGCGCGCCGCGGGTCTGGCGCAGCTGGGCTGCGCCAGCGCGGGCGGCCGCACGCGGCTGCGGCGCCTCTATCAGGACGGTTCCGCCAAGATAAGGCTGCCGGCCGTTTCGGCCGACCCGCTGGAGGCAGTGCTGATCAACACCGCCGGCGGACTGACCGGCGGCGACCGCATCGGCTGGGACGTGGATGTCGGCGCAAAGGCCTCGGCGTCGGTAACGACCCAGGCCTGCGAGAAGGTCTATCGCGCCGCATCCGACCAGGCCGAGGTGCGGGTCAGGCTGACGGTCGGCGAGAACGGCCGCATCGCCTGGCTGCCGCAGGAGACCATCGTCTTCGACCGCGCCGCCTTTGCCCGCACATTGGACGTCGAACTTGCCGCGGGGGCCGAGGCGCTGGTGCTGGAGGCCACCGTCTTCGGCCGCCTGGCCATGGGCGAACGCGCCGCGTTCGGCACTTTCCGCGACCGCTGGCGTGTTCGCCAGGATGGGTTCCTCATCCATGCCGAGGATTTCCGCATCGGACCTGATATCACTGCCGCCCTTGCACGCCCGGCGGCGGCCGGCGGCGCGATCGCCGTGGCAACGCTGCTGCTTGTGTCGCCGCGGGCCGAGGCATTTCTCGATCCGGTCCGCGAGATAGTCGGCGACCGGGGCGGCGCCAGCGCCTGGAGCGTGAAGGCATCTGGCAAGCTTCTTGCGAGGCTTTACGCCGAGGACGGCTACCAACTGCGCCAGCGGCTGGTTCCGCTCGTCGGACTGCTCAACGGAAGGGCGGGGCTGCCCAAATTATGGTCACTGTGA
- a CDS encoding DUF3995 domain-containing protein, with translation MIALAFVLSFVLLLITALHVYWGIGGIWPGRDAASCARAVVGFRGVDEMPTPFASFAVAACLGLATLWPLALIGFFASPFPREGLAATSLLIGLVFLGRGIAGFTPWWRRLAPEQPFARLDVRYYSPLCLLIGLGFAILAIMEFPT, from the coding sequence ATGATCGCCCTCGCCTTTGTCCTCTCATTCGTCCTGCTGCTGATCACGGCGCTGCATGTCTATTGGGGCATTGGCGGCATCTGGCCGGGCAGGGATGCGGCGTCCTGCGCCCGCGCGGTCGTCGGCTTTCGCGGCGTCGACGAGATGCCGACGCCTTTCGCCAGTTTCGCCGTTGCCGCCTGTCTTGGCCTGGCGACACTCTGGCCGCTGGCGCTCATCGGCTTCTTTGCCTCGCCCTTCCCGAGGGAGGGCCTTGCCGCCACCTCGCTGCTCATCGGGCTGGTGTTCCTGGGGCGCGGCATTGCCGGCTTCACGCCGTGGTGGCGGCGCCTGGCGCCCGAGCAGCCTTTCGCCCGGCTCGATGTCCGCTATTATTCGCCGCTGTGCCTGCTGATCGGGCTCGGCTTCGCAATCCTTGCCATCATGGAGTTCCCGACATGA
- a CDS encoding beta-ketoacyl-[acyl-carrier-protein] synthase family protein, producing MLKRVVITGIGGLCGLGVDAQSIWTEMRAGRSAIGPIDNPFLHDLKVKTGCEIKALPEHGIERKQLVSMDRFSLLAVIAAKEAMQQSGLAPHADNTYRMGTIVGVGVCGFETVEENYRAILVEGKNRAGIFTVPRVMPGAAAGQVSMHLGLRGPVFGVTSACSSANHAIASAVDQIRLGRADVMVAGGTEAPLVWGVLKGWEALRVLSPDTCRPFSADRQGLVLGEGAGMAVLESYDHAMARGATILAEIAGAGLSADASDIVAPTVEGPEAAMRFCLADAGLNPEDIDYLNAHGTGTKANDQIETNAIKRVFGEHARSLSISSTKSMHAHCLGASGGLEMIACVMAIREGVVPPTANYREPDPDCDLDVTPNVARERKVRAAISNGFAFGGTNAVLAFKAI from the coding sequence ATGCTGAAACGCGTCGTCATTACCGGCATTGGCGGGCTGTGCGGACTTGGCGTCGATGCGCAGTCGATCTGGACCGAAATGCGGGCCGGCCGTTCGGCCATCGGCCCGATCGACAATCCCTTCCTGCATGATTTGAAGGTCAAGACCGGCTGCGAGATCAAGGCGCTGCCCGAGCACGGCATCGAGCGCAAGCAGCTGGTGTCGATGGATCGTTTCAGCCTGCTGGCGGTGATTGCCGCAAAGGAGGCCATGCAGCAGTCCGGCCTGGCTCCGCATGCCGACAACACCTATCGCATGGGAACCATCGTCGGCGTCGGCGTCTGCGGCTTCGAGACCGTCGAGGAGAACTATCGCGCCATTCTGGTCGAGGGCAAGAATCGCGCCGGCATCTTCACCGTGCCCAGGGTCATGCCGGGCGCCGCCGCCGGCCAGGTCAGCATGCATCTCGGCCTGCGCGGACCCGTCTTCGGCGTCACCTCGGCCTGCTCGTCGGCCAACCACGCCATCGCCTCGGCGGTCGACCAGATCAGGCTCGGCCGCGCCGACGTCATGGTTGCCGGCGGCACCGAGGCGCCGCTGGTCTGGGGCGTGCTCAAGGGCTGGGAGGCATTGCGCGTGCTGTCGCCCGACACCTGCCGGCCGTTCTCGGCCGACCGCCAGGGCCTGGTGCTCGGCGAAGGCGCCGGCATGGCGGTTCTGGAAAGCTACGATCACGCCATGGCGCGTGGCGCCACCATCCTCGCCGAAATCGCCGGCGCCGGCCTCTCGGCCGATGCCTCCGACATCGTCGCCCCGACCGTCGAGGGACCGGAAGCCGCGATGCGCTTCTGCCTGGCCGATGCCGGGCTCAATCCCGAGGACATCGATTATCTCAACGCGCACGGCACCGGCACTAAGGCCAACGACCAGATCGAAACCAATGCGATCAAGCGCGTCTTTGGCGAACACGCGCGGTCGTTGTCCATCTCCTCGACCAAGTCGATGCATGCCCATTGCCTGGGCGCGTCGGGCGGGCTGGAGATGATCGCCTGCGTCATGGCGATCCGCGAAGGCGTCGTGCCGCCGACCGCCAATTACCGCGAACCCGATCCCGATTGCGATCTCGACGTGACGCCCAATGTCGCGCGCGAGCGCAAGGTGCGCGCCGCCATCAGCAACGGTTTTGCTTTCGGCGGCACCAATGCGGTGCTGGCATTCAAGGCCATCTAA
- a CDS encoding HAD family hydrolase — protein MTPKAVFWDMDGTLVDSEPLHEAALVAAMRNVGLTPPGDLHERVLGVAAWPVYEMMRDEFGLDLAFDDWIVRKYDHYLPLVEGLRPRPGAIEVFNELRALGVQQAVVSNSDRLIVDANLRAVGLFYPGMKTISRNDVREGKPHAEPFLRAAYLADVDPAHAVAVDDSWPGAMAGLAAGMKTIFWPEKPMDGPPGAIVINSAEELRTQLGL, from the coding sequence ATGACACCGAAGGCGGTTTTCTGGGACATGGATGGTACGCTGGTCGACAGCGAGCCGTTGCACGAGGCGGCTCTTGTAGCGGCGATGCGCAATGTCGGCCTCACGCCGCCCGGCGACCTGCATGAGCGTGTGCTCGGCGTCGCTGCCTGGCCGGTCTACGAAATGATGCGCGACGAGTTCGGCCTGGACCTGGCCTTCGACGACTGGATCGTGCGCAAATACGACCATTACCTGCCGCTGGTCGAGGGCTTGCGGCCGCGCCCCGGCGCGATCGAAGTCTTCAATGAATTGCGGGCGCTTGGCGTTCAGCAAGCGGTGGTCTCCAATTCCGACAGGCTGATCGTCGATGCCAACCTGCGCGCCGTCGGCCTCTTCTATCCCGGCATGAAGACGATCAGCCGCAACGACGTGCGCGAAGGCAAGCCGCATGCCGAACCCTTCCTGCGCGCGGCCTATCTGGCCGATGTCGATCCCGCTCACGCGGTCGCGGTCGACGACAGCTGGCCGGGCGCCATGGCGGGGCTGGCGGCGGGCATGAAGACGATCTTCTGGCCGGAAAAGCCGATGGACGGACCGCCCGGCGCCATCGTCATCAACAGCGCCGAGGAATTGCGGACTCAGCTCGGTCTCTAA
- the ureE gene encoding urease accessory protein UreE, whose protein sequence is MKLNLNTDFTKFPRAVSVLPASAEGAAPAFAKAVLAHDERHLRRRAIELSDGSKVLVDLPEPVALNDGDRLVLEDGRHVEIIAAPEEVYDIRARDGVHLTELAWHIGNRHLAAGIEADRIVILRDHVIKAMLEGLGATVREVSEPFKPVRGAYSGHGGGHGHDHGHDHSDAEAHAHSHGEAYSHSHSESHSHSHSHSGHHHDHD, encoded by the coding sequence ATGAAGCTCAACCTCAACACCGACTTCACCAAATTCCCGCGCGCCGTCTCGGTGCTGCCCGCCAGCGCGGAGGGTGCGGCGCCCGCGTTTGCCAAGGCCGTTCTTGCCCATGACGAGCGGCATCTGCGCCGCCGGGCCATCGAACTGTCAGACGGCAGCAAGGTGCTGGTCGACCTACCCGAACCCGTTGCGCTGAACGATGGCGACCGGCTGGTGCTGGAGGATGGCCGCCATGTCGAGATCATCGCGGCGCCCGAAGAGGTCTACGACATCCGCGCCCGCGACGGCGTGCATCTGACCGAACTAGCCTGGCATATCGGCAACCGCCACCTCGCCGCGGGCATCGAGGCGGACCGCATCGTCATCCTGCGCGACCACGTCATCAAGGCGATGCTGGAGGGGCTCGGCGCCACGGTGCGCGAGGTTTCCGAACCGTTCAAGCCGGTGCGCGGCGCATATTCCGGGCATGGCGGCGGCCATGGTCATGACCATGGCCACGATCACAGCGATGCCGAGGCGCATGCCCATAGCCACGGTGAGGCATACTCCCACTCGCATAGCGAATCGCATTCCCATTCGCACAGCCATAGCGGCCATCACCACGATCATGACTGA
- a CDS encoding DUF29 domain-containing protein encodes MNRIDRLMALTPYETDFAQWSAEQSALLREGRLEQLDRENVAEEIESLGRSDRREIRSRMEVLIAHLLKWELQPGHRCHSWQASITEQRIWIGNIIKDSPSLRRYPAQIFDGAYKDALPVAVRETGLRKSHFPSEPSFTAKQALDGRFWPGSPLSMDEFLRD; translated from the coding sequence ATGAACAGGATTGATCGCCTTATGGCGCTGACGCCCTACGAAACGGACTTCGCGCAGTGGAGCGCCGAACAGAGCGCGCTATTGCGTGAGGGGCGTCTTGAGCAGCTTGATCGGGAGAACGTGGCCGAGGAGATCGAGAGCTTGGGGAGGAGCGACAGGCGGGAGATCCGCAGCCGGATGGAAGTGTTGATCGCACATCTGCTGAAATGGGAGCTTCAGCCAGGCCACAGATGCCATAGCTGGCAAGCTTCCATCACCGAACAGCGCATTTGGATCGGTAATATCATCAAGGACAGCCCGAGCCTCCGACGCTATCCCGCGCAGATTTTCGACGGGGCGTATAAGGACGCTTTGCCCGTCGCGGTAAGGGAGACGGGTCTGAGGAAGTCCCATTTCCCGAGCGAACCTTCCTTTACGGCCAAGCAGGCGCTCGATGGCCGGTTTTGGCCGGGAAGCCCGCTTTCAATGGACGAGTTCCTGCGAGACTAA
- the ureC gene encoding urease subunit alpha, producing MARISRATYAQMYGPTVGDKVRLADTELFIEVEKDLTIHGEEVKFGGGKVIRDGMGQSQVSRAQGAVDTVITNALVIDASAGIFKADIGLRDGRIAAIGKAGNPDTQDGVTIIIGPGTEIIAGEGKILTAGGFDAHIHFICPQQIEEALMSGITTMLGGGTGPAHGTLATTCTPGPWHMARMIQSFDAFPMNIGLSGKGNASLPAALEEMVLGGACSLKLHEDWGTTPAAIDCCLSVADDYDVQVMIHTDTLNESGFVENTVAAIKGRTIHAFHTEGAGGGHAPDIIKVCGLPNVIPSSTNPTRPYTVNTLAEHLDMLMVCHHLSPSIPEDIAFAESRIRKETIAAEDILHDIGAFSIISSDSQAMGRVGEVAIRTWQTADKMKRQRGALPQETGDNDNFRVRRYIAKYTINPAIAHGLSKDIGSIAVGKRADLVLWNPAFFGVKPDMVLIGGMIAAAPMGDPNASIPTPQPMHYRPMFGAYGKARTNSSVTFVSKAALESGLHGRLGVEKQFVAVENTRGGIGKHSMVLNDATPHVEVDPETYEVRADGELLTCEPATVLPMAQRYFLF from the coding sequence ATGGCCAGAATCTCGCGTGCCACCTACGCCCAAATGTATGGGCCGACTGTCGGCGACAAGGTCAGGCTGGCCGACACCGAGCTTTTCATCGAGGTGGAAAAGGACCTCACCATTCACGGTGAGGAAGTAAAATTCGGCGGCGGCAAGGTCATCCGCGACGGCATGGGCCAGAGCCAGGTTTCCCGCGCCCAGGGCGCGGTCGACACCGTCATAACCAATGCCCTGGTGATCGACGCCAGCGCCGGTATCTTCAAGGCCGATATCGGCCTGAGGGACGGCCGCATCGCGGCCATCGGCAAGGCCGGCAATCCGGACACGCAGGACGGTGTCACCATCATCATCGGCCCGGGCACCGAGATCATCGCCGGCGAAGGCAAGATCCTGACCGCCGGCGGCTTCGACGCGCATATCCACTTCATCTGCCCGCAGCAGATCGAGGAAGCGCTGATGTCAGGCATCACCACCATGCTCGGCGGCGGCACCGGCCCGGCACATGGCACGCTGGCCACCACCTGCACGCCGGGGCCGTGGCATATGGCGCGCATGATCCAGTCCTTCGACGCCTTTCCGATGAATATCGGCCTGTCGGGCAAGGGCAATGCGTCGCTGCCGGCGGCGCTTGAGGAAATGGTGCTGGGCGGTGCCTGCTCGCTGAAGCTGCATGAGGATTGGGGCACGACGCCGGCGGCGATCGACTGCTGCCTGTCGGTGGCCGACGACTACGACGTGCAGGTGATGATCCACACCGACACGCTGAACGAGTCCGGCTTTGTCGAAAACACCGTGGCGGCGATCAAGGGCCGCACCATCCACGCCTTCCACACCGAAGGCGCCGGCGGCGGCCATGCGCCTGATATCATCAAGGTCTGCGGCCTGCCCAACGTCATCCCGTCATCGACCAATCCGACGCGGCCCTACACCGTCAACACGCTGGCCGAGCATCTCGACATGCTGATGGTCTGCCATCATCTGTCGCCGTCGATCCCCGAGGACATCGCCTTTGCCGAAAGCCGCATCCGCAAGGAGACGATCGCCGCCGAAGACATCCTGCACGACATCGGCGCCTTCTCGATCATCTCGTCGGACAGCCAGGCGATGGGCCGCGTCGGCGAAGTGGCGATCCGGACATGGCAGACCGCCGACAAGATGAAGCGCCAGCGCGGCGCGCTGCCGCAGGAGACCGGCGACAACGACAATTTCCGCGTCCGCCGCTACATCGCCAAATACACGATCAACCCGGCCATCGCGCATGGGTTGTCGAAAGACATCGGCTCGATCGCCGTCGGCAAGCGCGCCGACCTGGTGCTGTGGAACCCGGCCTTCTTCGGCGTGAAGCCGGACATGGTGCTGATCGGCGGCATGATCGCCGCCGCCCCGATGGGCGACCCCAACGCCTCGATCCCGACGCCGCAGCCGATGCACTACCGGCCGATGTTCGGCGCCTATGGCAAGGCCAGGACCAATTCGTCGGTGACCTTCGTTTCGAAGGCCGCGCTCGAGTCAGGGCTGCATGGACGGCTCGGCGTCGAAAAGCAGTTCGTCGCCGTGGAAAACACCCGCGGCGGCATCGGCAAGCATTCGATGGTGCTCAACGACGCCACGCCGCATGTCGAGGTCGATCCCGAAACCTACGAGGTGCGCGCCGACGGCGAATTGCTGACATGCGAGCCGGCAACCGTGCTGCCGATGGCGCAGCGGTATTTTCTGTTTTGA